One region of Hymenobacter sediminicola genomic DNA includes:
- a CDS encoding outer membrane beta-barrel protein, whose amino-acid sequence MRHYLFGLVAALATTTAAQAQISAGTVLLGGNLGYRQQKAKVGATNFRPAYEDRLRQISISPTAGYFVADNLVVGVQLNWQRDAHKYPAIVPVVINPGPGPATADVLYGESTMRRLQVGPFARYYKFIGSKAAFYGQLGAGYSVTNYEDEPPVYIGNSDTKISGFYGQLSPGVVYFPTPLFALAVSLRGLTYQHFAYSGEGYGSNDRTSSIFDAGFRLRDLRLGASFYLGRGSSL is encoded by the coding sequence ATGAGACACTACCTATTTGGCCTCGTAGCAGCATTGGCGACAACCACTGCCGCGCAGGCACAGATTTCAGCTGGCACAGTGCTGCTGGGCGGCAACCTTGGCTATCGGCAGCAGAAAGCTAAAGTTGGGGCTACCAATTTTCGGCCGGCATACGAGGACCGTTTACGCCAAATTTCTATCAGCCCAACTGCTGGCTATTTTGTGGCCGACAACCTAGTAGTAGGAGTACAACTGAACTGGCAACGGGACGCGCATAAGTATCCTGCTATTGTCCCAGTCGTTATTAACCCAGGCCCCGGGCCGGCAACCGCCGACGTGCTGTATGGCGAGAGTACCATGCGCCGGCTGCAGGTAGGACCCTTTGCCCGGTACTACAAGTTCATCGGTAGTAAAGCCGCGTTCTACGGCCAGCTTGGCGCAGGGTACTCCGTAACGAATTACGAAGATGAGCCTCCCGTCTATATTGGCAATTCTGACACTAAGATTTCAGGGTTCTATGGGCAGTTGAGTCCGGGGGTTGTGTACTTCCCCACACCTCTGTTCGCACTGGCAGTGAGTCTGCGAGGCCTTACCTATCAGCACTTTGCTTACAGCGGAGAAGGTTACGGCAGCAATGACCGAACGTCATCCATATTCGATGCGGGCTTCCGGCTGCGCGACCTGCGCCTGGGTGCGTCGTTCTACTTAGGCCGCGGCTCTTCTCTGTAA
- a CDS encoding 4Fe-4S dicluster domain-containing protein: MHFSFQNIIFLLVAVAGFGLFIWQAQKIRANILVGRDRDMSGNVNERLWKTLLVAFGQQKMFKRLTPAFLHLIVYVGFIVINIEVIEILIDGIFGTHRVLGFMGPLYSALTGTNEVLGALVILAVAAFWWRRNGSVVRRFTGPEMRAWPRMDANVILYIEVILMVALFMMNTADLKMHQLEGKDLPGAFPVSSLLTGLFPDSVTALHVLERVGWWAHIVGILLFLNYLPSSKHFHIIMAFPNVYFSRLMPQGQFSNVDSITHEVKAMMDPTYQVPTPPVSEGAEAAPTSFGAKDVNDLAWTNLLNAYSCTECGRCTSVCPANLTGKLLSPRKIIMDTRDRMEEKYNSPLIFNPNLYGKEAKHDPQEQLDKENHTLLRGYVTPEELWACTTCNACVEACPVNINPLESIIEMRRFLVLEESAAPNSLNVMFSNIENNGAPWAFSPSDRFNWADELYVTDKAGATA, from the coding sequence GTGCATTTCTCCTTTCAAAACATCATCTTCTTGCTGGTGGCAGTAGCAGGCTTCGGCCTGTTTATCTGGCAAGCGCAGAAGATCAGAGCCAACATCCTCGTCGGGCGCGACCGGGACATGAGTGGCAACGTGAACGAGCGACTTTGGAAGACACTGCTGGTGGCTTTCGGGCAGCAGAAGATGTTCAAGCGCCTTACGCCGGCTTTCCTGCACCTGATTGTCTATGTCGGCTTCATTGTCATCAACATTGAAGTCATTGAAATCCTGATTGACGGCATCTTTGGGACACACCGGGTGCTCGGTTTCATGGGGCCGCTGTACTCGGCGCTAACGGGCACCAATGAGGTGCTGGGCGCGCTGGTGATATTGGCAGTGGCAGCCTTCTGGTGGCGTCGCAACGGCAGTGTCGTACGCCGGTTTACGGGCCCCGAGATGCGTGCTTGGCCTCGGATGGATGCCAACGTAATCCTCTACATCGAAGTAATTCTGATGGTGGCGCTGTTTATGATGAACACTGCAGACTTGAAGATGCATCAGTTGGAAGGCAAAGATCTGCCGGGTGCATTTCCGGTCAGTAGCTTGCTCACAGGCCTGTTTCCGGATAGTGTTACTGCGCTGCATGTGCTAGAGCGTGTGGGCTGGTGGGCGCACATTGTAGGTATTCTGCTGTTCCTGAACTACCTGCCCAGCTCCAAGCACTTCCACATCATCATGGCCTTCCCGAACGTGTACTTCTCGCGGCTGATGCCGCAGGGGCAGTTCTCGAACGTGGACAGCATCACGCACGAGGTGAAAGCCATGATGGACCCCACGTACCAAGTCCCTACGCCGCCAGTTTCGGAAGGAGCGGAGGCGGCGCCCACGTCCTTCGGAGCCAAAGACGTGAACGACTTGGCTTGGACCAATCTGCTGAATGCGTACTCCTGCACCGAGTGTGGCCGTTGCACCTCGGTGTGCCCCGCTAACCTGACCGGCAAGCTGCTCTCGCCGCGCAAAATCATCATGGATACGCGCGACCGGATGGAGGAGAAGTACAACTCGCCGCTGATTTTCAACCCTAACCTCTACGGCAAGGAAGCTAAGCACGACCCGCAGGAACAGCTCGACAAGGAGAACCACACGCTGCTACGCGGCTACGTGACCCCCGAGGAACTGTGGGCTTGCACCACTTGCAATGCTTGTGTGGAAGCCTGCCCCGTGAATATCAACCCACTGGAAAGCATCATTGAGATGCGCCGTTTCCTAGTGCTGGAAGAGTCGGCTGCGCCAAACTCGCTGAACGTGATGTTCTCGAACATCGAAAATAATGGTGCGCCGTGGGCCTTCTCGCCGTCGGACCGCTTCAACTGGGCCGATGAGCTGTACGTGACCGATAAGGCCGGAGCAACTGCTTAA
- a CDS encoding OmpA family protein, with protein MKKLLLVCAAAGSTALLSGCATSGGMSKADKRFARGEYETAIELYKADVAKGKDVATANYRLAEAYRLSNRLEQSESYYKAAIDGGVKAPDAQFYYGQALKANGKYDEAAQQFDAYTQANAGRALAPRAEMESKNAKMANIIVAMRTNNEVMPLDQVNTPSAEFGSSLIPDTKELVFASGREGKKFLGNGENFNDLYAVKFDDADKMTGGTVRKLEPIFNTEDKHEASATYTPDGKTMVFARSNDGSKKGLLSVDLWISYFKNGAWSEPVLANINDRTADDFAPAFAPDGQTLYFASSRKGGLGGNDIYKATLGPNGRFSPAENLGDQINTPGNENFPAVSPDGTMYFSSDGQPGLGKLDIFMVDKGKVTNLGAPINSSGDDFAPYFTTKDVGVFSSNRAGGKGSDDLYMFRKKALKLVTFYADGTVVTRNDKTGVTAPASNEEVALFGRDGQKLQTVTTDAEGKFSIKLDSAAANYSLVADRPGFFTARAPLSTVGRKPSQDQLPNEMNDVRLPVALTLTEIVKNKAIRVENIFYDYDKADIRPDAAAELDKLVETLNDNPKITIELSSHTDSRGKDAYNQTLSQKRAQSAVDYIISKGIDKSRITAKGYGETRPEIKNAKTEEQYQRNRRTEFKVTKIAE; from the coding sequence ATGAAGAAACTACTACTGGTTTGCGCCGCAGCCGGTTCCACCGCCCTGCTGAGCGGCTGCGCAACCTCCGGCGGCATGAGTAAAGCAGACAAACGCTTTGCTCGTGGCGAGTACGAAACCGCCATTGAGCTGTACAAAGCCGATGTCGCAAAAGGCAAGGATGTAGCCACGGCAAACTACCGTTTGGCAGAGGCCTACCGCCTTTCCAACCGCCTTGAGCAATCAGAAAGCTATTACAAAGCTGCTATCGACGGCGGTGTAAAAGCCCCCGATGCTCAGTTCTACTACGGCCAGGCACTGAAGGCTAACGGCAAGTATGACGAAGCTGCGCAACAGTTTGATGCCTACACCCAGGCAAATGCTGGCCGCGCCCTCGCTCCCCGCGCCGAAATGGAATCGAAAAACGCCAAGATGGCTAACATCATCGTGGCAATGCGCACCAACAACGAGGTAATGCCTCTTGATCAGGTGAACACACCATCCGCTGAATTTGGCTCTTCCTTAATTCCGGATACCAAGGAGCTCGTATTTGCTTCCGGCCGCGAAGGCAAGAAGTTTCTGGGCAACGGCGAGAATTTCAACGATTTGTACGCCGTCAAGTTTGACGATGCCGACAAGATGACCGGCGGCACGGTGCGCAAGCTGGAGCCTATTTTCAACACCGAAGACAAGCACGAAGCCAGCGCCACCTACACCCCGGATGGCAAAACGATGGTATTTGCCCGCTCCAACGACGGCTCGAAGAAAGGCCTGTTGAGCGTTGACCTGTGGATTTCGTACTTCAAGAACGGCGCTTGGAGTGAGCCGGTACTGGCCAACATCAACGACCGTACTGCTGATGACTTTGCTCCGGCTTTCGCTCCCGATGGCCAGACGCTCTATTTCGCTTCCAGCCGCAAAGGTGGTCTGGGCGGCAACGACATCTACAAAGCTACCCTAGGCCCGAACGGCCGCTTCTCGCCCGCCGAAAACCTGGGTGACCAGATAAACACCCCCGGCAACGAAAATTTCCCGGCGGTGTCTCCCGACGGCACGATGTATTTCTCGTCGGATGGGCAGCCTGGTCTGGGCAAGCTCGACATCTTCATGGTAGATAAGGGCAAGGTGACCAACCTTGGAGCCCCTATCAATAGCTCCGGCGACGACTTCGCCCCCTATTTCACGACGAAAGATGTTGGTGTCTTCTCCTCCAACCGCGCAGGCGGCAAAGGCTCGGACGACCTCTACATGTTCCGCAAGAAGGCGCTCAAGCTGGTTACGTTCTACGCTGATGGTACAGTAGTAACACGCAACGACAAAACCGGCGTAACGGCTCCGGCCAGCAACGAAGAAGTGGCCCTGTTCGGCCGCGACGGCCAGAAGCTGCAGACCGTAACGACTGATGCAGAAGGTAAATTCAGCATCAAGCTGGACTCGGCTGCTGCTAACTACTCGCTGGTAGCTGACCGCCCCGGTTTCTTCACGGCCCGCGCGCCATTGAGCACGGTAGGTCGCAAACCTTCGCAGGACCAACTGCCCAACGAAATGAACGATGTTCGTCTGCCGGTAGCTCTGACCCTGACCGAAATCGTGAAAAACAAGGCTATTCGCGTCGAGAACATCTTCTACGATTACGATAAGGCTGATATCCGCCCGGATGCTGCTGCCGAGCTGGACAAGTTGGTAGAAACGCTGAACGACAACCCGAAAATCACTATCGAGCTTAGCTCGCATACTGACTCTCGTGGTAAGGATGCCTACAACCAGACCCTGTCGCAGAAACGTGCACAGTCGGCTGTAGACTATATCATTTCGAAAGGCATTGACAAGTCGCGCATCACGGCCAAAGGCTATGGCGAGACCCGTCCGGAAATCAAGAATGCCAAAACGGAAGAGCAGTATCAGCGCAACCGTCGCACGGAATTCAAGGTGACCAAGATTGCTGAGTAA
- a CDS encoding GNAT family N-acetyltransferase, whose protein sequence is MTDYRLTPTLPLPQPGACLRPWQPADAPALAEYANDRSIWQNLRDTFPHPYTAQDAEYFLALAADNPRDLHLAFAVDGVAVGSIGVHFKSDVRRRSAEIGYWLARPYWGRGLATAAVQAVSAYVLAHFDVCRLYAVVFEPNVASAQVLEKAGFALEATMRKSVVKDGQMLDSKLYALVV, encoded by the coding sequence ATGACCGATTACCGGCTCACGCCTACGCTGCCGTTGCCCCAGCCGGGTGCGTGCCTGCGCCCGTGGCAGCCAGCCGATGCCCCGGCGTTGGCCGAGTACGCCAACGACCGAAGTATCTGGCAGAACCTGCGCGACACATTTCCGCACCCCTACACCGCCCAGGATGCCGAGTACTTCCTGGCCCTGGCTGCCGACAACCCGCGCGACCTGCACTTGGCATTTGCGGTGGATGGTGTGGCCGTGGGCAGCATCGGGGTGCATTTCAAGAGCGACGTGCGCCGCCGCTCGGCCGAAATCGGCTACTGGCTGGCGCGACCATATTGGGGGCGCGGGCTGGCTACGGCGGCTGTGCAAGCTGTATCAGCCTACGTGCTGGCGCATTTTGATGTGTGCCGGCTGTATGCCGTGGTGTTCGAGCCCAACGTGGCCTCGGCGCAGGTGCTGGAAAAGGCCGGCTTTGCGCTGGAAGCCACGATGCGGAAAAGTGTAGTGAAAGATGGCCAGATGCTGGACTCTAAGCTCTACGCGTTGGTCGTGTAG
- a CDS encoding STAS-like domain-containing protein, protein MSNVASDGVVLNISDITPGTYSNVDGLTLLIAIKNAFDNQAEYVTLSLQGVIGFSSSFLNSSLGTLYEEMGIAGFKRIRLVNYKPAQLVQLKKYMTDVVQLHKAE, encoded by the coding sequence ATGAGCAATGTAGCATCAGATGGTGTGGTATTGAATATTTCCGATATCACGCCAGGAACATACAGCAACGTAGATGGCCTGACTTTGCTGATCGCCATTAAAAATGCATTTGATAACCAAGCGGAATATGTCACTCTATCATTACAAGGCGTTATTGGGTTTTCAAGCTCGTTCTTGAATTCGTCCCTTGGCACCTTATATGAGGAGATGGGTATCGCTGGTTTCAAGCGTATTCGGTTGGTCAATTACAAGCCAGCCCAACTCGTGCAACTAAAAAAATACATGACTGATGTAGTTCAGTTGCATAAAGCCGAATAG
- the truA gene encoding tRNA pseudouridine(38-40) synthase TruA: MRYFLHLAYDGTRYHGWQVQPNTLTVQQELDRCLSQVLRQPVFCLGSGRTDTGVHASHQVAHFEAELPETLDIKTLLYRLNRALPPDIAAYALHPVPPQAHARFSADARTYEYYVRQVPDPFSVGRALYVDLPPDVAAMNEAAAHLLGSRDFTAFSKVKGGENHYVCVVYEAGWHEMPGGLVFRIRANRFVRGMVRLVVGTLLSVGRGKITPAQFQQILWAQSRVDASGAAPAQGLYLSRVEYTPDVVPAELVPPGLPYFVGR, encoded by the coding sequence GTGCGCTACTTTCTTCATCTGGCCTACGACGGCACCCGCTACCATGGCTGGCAGGTGCAGCCCAACACCCTCACGGTGCAGCAGGAACTGGACCGCTGCCTGTCGCAGGTGCTGCGCCAGCCAGTGTTTTGCCTGGGCAGCGGCCGCACCGACACCGGTGTGCACGCCAGCCACCAAGTAGCGCACTTCGAGGCCGAGCTGCCGGAAACGCTGGACATCAAGACCCTGCTCTACCGCCTCAACCGTGCCCTGCCACCCGACATTGCGGCTTACGCGCTTCACCCGGTGCCGCCACAGGCTCATGCTCGCTTCTCCGCCGATGCCCGCACCTACGAGTACTATGTGCGCCAGGTGCCCGACCCGTTCAGTGTGGGCCGCGCCCTCTACGTGGACCTGCCGCCCGACGTGGCCGCCATGAACGAAGCCGCCGCCCACCTGCTCGGCTCGCGCGACTTCACGGCGTTTTCCAAGGTGAAAGGCGGCGAAAACCACTATGTGTGCGTGGTGTATGAGGCCGGTTGGCACGAAATGCCTGGCGGGCTGGTGTTCCGCATCCGGGCCAACCGCTTCGTGCGGGGCATGGTGCGGCTAGTGGTGGGCACGCTGCTGAGTGTGGGCCGGGGCAAAATCACGCCCGCGCAGTTTCAGCAGATTCTGTGGGCCCAGAGCCGCGTGGATGCCAGCGGCGCCGCTCCGGCTCAGGGCCTCTACCTGAGCCGCGTGGAATACACACCCGATGTGGTGCCCGCCGAGCTGGTACCGCCCGGTTTGCCGTACTTTGTGGGCCGGTAG
- a CDS encoding DUF4293 domain-containing protein yields the protein MIQRIQSVFLLLLALCMVAVLFLPLWHKADPTTGQELTMTALEFSYNFETKGPENGLTPPGPVWVIAAFAAASAAVALFEIFQFRNRFLQLKLGMLNLLLILCTIGAGFYFSTLGEQALNVKMLGSYQAGFYLPTLALMLNLLANRFIRRDEQLVRSMDRLR from the coding sequence ATGATACAAAGAATCCAAAGCGTATTCCTGCTGCTGTTGGCCCTGTGCATGGTAGCCGTGCTGTTTCTGCCCCTCTGGCACAAAGCCGACCCTACTACCGGCCAGGAACTGACCATGACGGCCCTGGAATTTAGCTACAACTTCGAGACGAAAGGCCCGGAAAATGGCCTCACGCCACCCGGCCCGGTCTGGGTTATTGCGGCGTTTGCGGCGGCATCGGCGGCGGTGGCGCTGTTCGAGATTTTTCAGTTCCGCAACCGGTTCCTGCAGCTCAAACTGGGCATGCTCAACCTGCTGCTGATTTTGTGCACCATCGGGGCCGGGTTCTACTTCTCCACCCTGGGCGAGCAGGCGCTTAACGTGAAGATGCTGGGTTCCTACCAGGCCGGCTTCTACCTGCCCACGCTGGCGCTGATGCTAAATCTGCTGGCGAACCGCTTTATCCGCCGCGACGAGCAGTTGGTGCGTAGCATGGACCGCCTACGCTAG
- a CDS encoding thiolase family protein codes for MPTAYIVDAVRTPIARFAGALSSVRPDDLAAHILRELLRRNPSLDKAAVEDVIIGAANQAGEDNRNVARMAALLAGLPITVPGCTVNRLCASGLQSITDASRAIMAGEGDVYLAGGAESMTRAPFVMAKSETAFGRELTAHDTTLGWRFTNPKLSKMHHPFAMGETAENVARKYGITRTEQDEFAFNSQRKYHRAAEKGRFRKEIAPVFVANPKGAAALFDTDEPPRLSTMEKLASIRPAFQPVDGTVTAGNSAGINDGAAGVLVVNEAALKRFNLKPMARVVASAVAGVDPAYMGLGPVPATQKVLQRAGLTLQDIGLIELNEAFAAQSIACVRDLDLNMDIVNVNGGSIAIGHPLGAAGSRITATLLHEMQRRENVRYGLVTMCVGVGQGASVIYERM; via the coding sequence ATGCCTACCGCTTACATAGTTGACGCCGTCCGGACTCCGATTGCCCGTTTCGCAGGAGCCCTGAGTAGCGTCCGTCCCGACGACCTAGCCGCCCACATTTTACGCGAGCTGCTACGTCGCAACCCTTCCCTCGATAAAGCCGCGGTAGAAGACGTAATTATTGGCGCCGCCAATCAGGCCGGCGAAGACAACCGCAACGTAGCCCGCATGGCGGCGCTGCTGGCCGGCCTGCCCATCACGGTGCCGGGCTGCACCGTGAACCGCCTATGCGCCTCCGGCCTGCAGAGCATTACAGATGCCTCGCGCGCCATCATGGCTGGCGAAGGCGACGTGTACCTAGCTGGCGGGGCCGAAAGCATGACCCGCGCCCCGTTTGTGATGGCCAAGTCAGAAACCGCCTTCGGGCGCGAGTTGACGGCCCACGACACTACGCTGGGCTGGCGCTTCACCAACCCCAAGCTGAGCAAAATGCACCACCCGTTTGCCATGGGCGAAACGGCGGAGAACGTAGCGCGCAAGTACGGCATCACCCGCACCGAGCAGGACGAGTTTGCCTTCAACTCGCAGCGCAAATACCACCGGGCCGCCGAGAAAGGGCGCTTCCGCAAGGAAATTGCGCCGGTGTTCGTGGCCAACCCCAAGGGGGCTGCCGCGCTGTTCGATACCGACGAGCCGCCGCGCCTGAGCACTATGGAAAAGCTGGCTTCTATCCGGCCCGCCTTCCAGCCCGTCGATGGCACCGTCACGGCCGGTAACTCAGCCGGAATCAACGATGGGGCCGCGGGTGTGCTGGTTGTCAACGAGGCCGCTCTCAAGCGTTTCAACCTCAAGCCGATGGCCCGCGTGGTAGCGTCAGCTGTGGCGGGTGTCGATCCGGCCTATATGGGCCTGGGGCCGGTGCCGGCTACCCAAAAAGTGCTGCAGCGCGCCGGCCTAACCTTGCAGGATATCGGGCTGATTGAGCTGAACGAGGCGTTTGCCGCGCAAAGCATTGCCTGCGTCCGCGACCTGGATTTGAACATGGACATCGTGAATGTGAACGGCGGCTCCATTGCCATCGGGCACCCGCTGGGCGCGGCCGGCTCGCGCATCACGGCCACGCTGCTCCACGAAATGCAGCGCCGCGAAAACGTGCGCTACGGCCTCGTGACCATGTGTGTAGGCGTAGGGCAGGGCGCTTCCGTGATTTACGAGCGGATGTAA
- a CDS encoding ABC transporter ATP-binding protein, with protein sequence MVYVRPYRRIFYLLVFLTVATAVLGTLRPFLIQQMVDVTIEQNDWVGLNRGFGILLVLLVAHAFVSYLQTYFGGWLGQYIVRDIRVDLYKHILNLRLKFFDRTPIGVLVTRNISDVETLSDVFSEGLAAMIGDILQIVFIMAFMFYIDWRLTLVSLSVIPPLLFSTYVFKEKVKKSFQEVRTAVASLNAFVQEHLTGMNVVQIFNNEQREYRKFQALNQEHTRANIRSVLYYSIYFPVAEVLAAVGVGLLVWYAAQGQIEGTISKGALIAFIMYNALFFRPIRQIADRFNTLQLGLVSTERLLKLLDSQEFVPNNGTLAPATLRGEVEFENVWFAYNDEEWVLRDISFRVEPGQTVAFVGATGAGKTSIINLLSRFYDINKGHIRIDGQDLPAYDLSVLRRHIGVVLQDVFLFAGTIRDNITLGHEDITDTQIWEAADLVGARRFIERLPGSLDYPVMERGATLSVGQRQLISFVRAMVYQPAIIILDEATSSVDSETEELIQEAIEKLMQGRTALVIAHRLSTIQKADRIIVLDRGEIKESGRHEELLRQDGYYRQLYQMQYKDVLAG encoded by the coding sequence ATGGTGTACGTGCGGCCCTATCGGCGCATCTTCTATCTGTTGGTGTTCCTGACCGTGGCCACGGCCGTGCTGGGCACGCTACGTCCCTTCCTGATCCAGCAGATGGTTGATGTGACCATTGAGCAGAACGACTGGGTGGGGCTTAACCGGGGCTTCGGCATTCTGCTGGTGCTGCTGGTGGCGCACGCCTTCGTGAGCTACCTCCAGACCTACTTCGGCGGCTGGCTGGGCCAGTACATCGTGCGCGACATCCGGGTGGATCTGTACAAGCACATCCTCAACCTGCGCCTCAAGTTCTTCGACCGCACGCCCATCGGCGTACTCGTCACGCGCAACATTTCTGATGTCGAAACGCTGTCCGACGTGTTCAGCGAGGGCCTGGCGGCCATGATTGGTGACATTCTGCAGATTGTGTTCATCATGGCCTTCATGTTCTACATCGACTGGCGCTTGACCTTGGTGAGCCTTTCCGTGATTCCGCCGCTGCTGTTCAGCACCTACGTGTTCAAGGAGAAGGTGAAGAAGTCGTTTCAGGAGGTGCGCACGGCCGTAGCCAGCCTCAATGCCTTCGTGCAGGAGCACCTGACTGGCATGAACGTGGTGCAGATCTTCAACAACGAGCAGCGCGAATACCGCAAGTTTCAGGCCCTCAACCAGGAGCACACCCGCGCCAATATTCGCTCGGTGCTCTACTACAGCATCTACTTTCCGGTAGCCGAGGTGCTGGCGGCGGTAGGGGTGGGGCTGCTGGTGTGGTACGCCGCGCAGGGCCAGATTGAGGGCACTATTTCCAAGGGCGCGCTCATTGCCTTCATCATGTACAACGCCCTGTTCTTCCGTCCCATCCGCCAGATTGCCGACCGGTTCAATACGTTGCAGCTGGGCCTCGTGAGCACCGAGCGTCTGCTCAAGCTGCTCGACAGCCAGGAGTTCGTGCCCAACAACGGTACGCTGGCCCCGGCCACGTTGCGCGGCGAGGTGGAGTTCGAAAATGTCTGGTTTGCCTACAACGACGAGGAATGGGTGCTGCGCGACATCAGCTTCCGGGTAGAGCCCGGCCAGACGGTGGCTTTCGTGGGTGCTACCGGCGCCGGCAAAACCAGCATCATCAACCTGCTCAGCCGCTTCTACGACATCAACAAGGGCCACATCCGCATCGACGGTCAGGATCTGCCTGCCTACGACCTGAGCGTGCTGCGCCGCCACATCGGAGTGGTGCTGCAGGATGTGTTCCTGTTTGCGGGCACTATCCGCGACAACATCACGCTGGGCCACGAAGACATCACCGACACCCAGATCTGGGAGGCCGCCGACCTGGTGGGCGCCCGCCGCTTCATCGAGCGCCTGCCTGGCTCTCTCGACTATCCGGTGATGGAGCGCGGCGCCACGCTGTCGGTAGGCCAGCGCCAGCTCATCAGCTTCGTGCGAGCTATGGTGTACCAGCCGGCCATCATCATTCTCGATGAAGCCACGTCGTCCGTCGACTCCGAAACCGAGGAACTGATTCAGGAGGCCATCGAAAAGCTGATGCAGGGCCGCACCGCCCTTGTTATTGCCCACCGCCTGAGCACCATCCAGAAAGCCGACCGTATCATCGTGCTGGACCGCGGCGAAATCAAGGAATCGGGCCGCCACGAAGAGCTGCTGCGCCAGGACGGCTACTACCGCCAACTTTACCAGATGCAGTACAAAGACGTGCTGGCTGGCTAG
- a CDS encoding DUF4476 domain-containing protein — translation MVLVAAARLQAAPANVNFASERGVPFDLRFDGRPLTRGGARQVHLDRIAAGTHMAEFLIPTANGRAISYRTRVFLDPGLETSFVLLTRPGRAPELRKVAAVPLRGGYYGNGPSGYPNGGPVYGSGGYGSHPPINQPGGYGNGEYTTGNQDNGGYYPGGGVSYNRVMAPQDVDALRAAVQRQSFDKDRLPLLQQALSETTIQADDLALLMKELSFESSKLELAKFGAGRVADRQNLYRLNEGFTFSATAREFQEYLAQQQR, via the coding sequence ATGGTTTTGGTTGCGGCAGCTCGCCTACAGGCTGCTCCAGCTAATGTCAATTTCGCTTCTGAGCGTGGGGTGCCGTTCGACCTGCGTTTTGATGGCCGCCCACTCACGCGTGGTGGTGCCCGCCAAGTGCACCTCGACCGGATTGCGGCCGGCACCCACATGGCTGAGTTTCTGATTCCGACGGCTAATGGCCGGGCTATCAGCTACCGCACCCGAGTATTTCTCGACCCTGGCTTGGAAACTAGCTTTGTGCTTCTAACCCGCCCTGGTCGCGCACCGGAGTTGCGCAAAGTAGCAGCTGTTCCTTTGCGTGGGGGCTACTATGGCAATGGGCCTAGTGGCTACCCAAACGGCGGCCCGGTTTATGGAAGCGGCGGCTATGGCAGCCACCCTCCTATCAATCAGCCGGGTGGCTATGGCAACGGGGAATATACTACTGGCAACCAAGATAACGGAGGCTATTACCCTGGCGGTGGCGTGAGCTATAACCGCGTGATGGCTCCTCAGGATGTCGATGCACTCCGTGCGGCCGTGCAACGCCAATCGTTCGATAAGGACAGATTGCCTCTGCTGCAGCAGGCCTTAAGTGAAACCACCATCCAGGCGGATGACTTGGCTCTGCTGATGAAAGAGTTGAGTTTTGAGTCGTCGAAACTGGAGTTGGCTAAGTTTGGAGCCGGGCGTGTGGCTGACCGCCAGAATCTGTACCGTTTGAATGAAGGCTTTACGTTTTCGGCTACTGCCCGCGAATTCCAGGAATATCTGGCTCAGCAGCAACGATAA
- a CDS encoding (Fe-S)-binding protein, translating to MADLAARGETPEILFWVGCAGAFDDRYKRVTRAFVRILEHVGVNYAVLGMEESCTGDPAKRAGNEFLFQMQAMQNITTLNGYGIKKVVTACPHCFNTIKNEYPALGGEYEVIHHSTFLQQLINEGKVKAEGGESFKGRRITFHDSCYLGRANNIYEAPRAVLEVLDADLLEMKRCKTNGLCCGAGGAQMWKEPEPGKKDINVERAEEALATLDGDADVLLNLQGVESTAPVLPAGSNRGGSVIAVACPFCMTMMADGVKNKERESDVQVFDLAELIASAEGLNA from the coding sequence ATGGCTGACCTAGCCGCTCGGGGCGAAACGCCGGAAATTCTGTTCTGGGTGGGCTGTGCCGGCGCCTTTGATGACCGGTACAAGCGCGTAACCCGTGCTTTTGTGCGCATTCTGGAGCACGTAGGTGTGAACTACGCCGTGTTGGGCATGGAAGAAAGCTGCACCGGCGACCCGGCTAAGCGTGCTGGCAACGAGTTCCTGTTTCAGATGCAGGCCATGCAGAACATTACCACGCTTAATGGCTACGGCATCAAGAAGGTGGTAACGGCATGTCCGCACTGCTTCAACACCATCAAGAACGAATATCCGGCCCTGGGTGGCGAGTACGAGGTGATTCACCACAGCACTTTCCTGCAGCAACTCATCAACGAAGGCAAGGTGAAGGCGGAAGGCGGCGAGTCGTTTAAAGGACGCCGCATCACCTTCCACGATTCTTGCTACCTGGGCCGTGCCAACAACATCTACGAAGCGCCCCGCGCCGTGCTGGAGGTGCTGGACGCCGACCTGCTGGAGATGAAGCGCTGCAAAACAAACGGCCTCTGCTGCGGCGCTGGTGGTGCCCAGATGTGGAAAGAGCCCGAGCCCGGCAAGAAAGACATCAACGTGGAGCGCGCCGAGGAAGCCCTGGCCACCCTCGACGGCGACGCCGACGTGCTGCTAAATCTGCAGGGCGTAGAAAGCACCGCGCCAGTTCTGCCAGCTGGCTCCAACCGGGGCGGTAGCGTTATTGCTGTGGCCTGTCCGTTCTGCATGACCATGATGGCCGACGGCGTGAAAAATAAGGAGCGTGAATCGGACGTGCAGGTATTTGACCTAGCCGAACTCATTGCCTCGGCAGAAGGCCTGAACGCTTAG